The Macaca thibetana thibetana isolate TM-01 chromosome 19, ASM2454274v1, whole genome shotgun sequence genome has a segment encoding these proteins:
- the CCDC159 gene encoding coiled-coil domain-containing protein 159 isoform X11 translates to MNRCDPLLAGLPRDPDYSASCLYSPPSSSSVCLPANVKCDKYWGFSSDKALERTAHWSRTPEPETLGRPASGDTVKSADCRPGWGSGPPPHEATPSPNPDLQKECCNDQDVLKRHHNVAKKPLETSSSKVKAKTIVMIPDSQKLLRCELESLKSQLQAQTKAFEFLNHSVTMLEKESCLQQIKIQQLEEVLSPTGRQGEKERHKRGMEQGQQELYGALAQGLQGLEKTLRDTEEVQRARTTRCLQLLAQEIRDRS, encoded by the exons ATGAACAGGTG CGACCCTCTTTTGGCCGGCCTACCCCGGGACCCTGACTACTCTGCGTCCTGCCTCTACTCACCTCCCTCATCCTCCAGCGTGTGTTTGCCTGCTAACGTGAAGTGTGACAAGTACTGGG GCTTCTCCTCGGACAAGGCTCTGGAGCGTACAGCTCATTGGTCCAGAACCCCAGAGCCAGAGACCTTGGGACGTCCTGCTTCTGGGGACACAGTGAAGAGTGCAGACTGCAGGCCAGGGTGGGGCTCGGGGCCTCCGCCACATGAGGCTACCCCCTCCCCCAATCCAGACCTGCAGAAGGAGTGCTGTAATGACCAGGACGTTTTGAAGAGGCATCACAACGTAGCTAAG AAGCCCTTGGAGACCAGCTCCTCCAAAGTCAAAG CCAAGACCATTGTGATGATTCCCGACTCCCAGAAGCTCCTGCGATGTGAACTTGAGTCACTCAAGAGCCAGCTACAGGCCCAGACCAAG GCTTTCGAGTTCCTGAACCACTCAGTGACCATGTTGGAGAAGGAGAGCTGCTTGCAGCAAATCAAGATTCAGCAGCTTGAAG AGGTGCTGAGCCCCACAGGCCgccagggagagaaggagaggcacAAGAGGGGCATGGAGCAGGGCCAGCAGGAGCTGTATGGGGCCCTGGCCCAAGGCCTGCAGGGGCTGGAGAAGACCCTGCGTGACACTGAGGAGGTGCAGCGGGCCCGCACCACTCGCtgcctgcagctgctggcccaggaaATCCGGGACAG ATCCTGA
- the CCDC159 gene encoding coiled-coil domain-containing protein 159 isoform X10: MNRCDPLLAGLPRDPDYSASCLYSPPSSSSVCLPANVKCDKYWGFSSDKALERTAHWSRTPEPETLGRPASGDTVKSADCRPGWGSGPPPHEATPSPNPDLQKECCNDQDVLKRHHNVAKKPLETSSSKVKAKTIVMIPDSQKLLRCELESLKSQLQAQTKAFEFLNHSVTMLEKESCLQQIKIQQLEEVLSPTGRQGEKERHKRGMEQGQQELYGALAQGLQGLEKTLRDTEEVQRARTTRCLQLLAQEIRDRYLGS, translated from the exons ATGAACAGGTG CGACCCTCTTTTGGCCGGCCTACCCCGGGACCCTGACTACTCTGCGTCCTGCCTCTACTCACCTCCCTCATCCTCCAGCGTGTGTTTGCCTGCTAACGTGAAGTGTGACAAGTACTGGG GCTTCTCCTCGGACAAGGCTCTGGAGCGTACAGCTCATTGGTCCAGAACCCCAGAGCCAGAGACCTTGGGACGTCCTGCTTCTGGGGACACAGTGAAGAGTGCAGACTGCAGGCCAGGGTGGGGCTCGGGGCCTCCGCCACATGAGGCTACCCCCTCCCCCAATCCAGACCTGCAGAAGGAGTGCTGTAATGACCAGGACGTTTTGAAGAGGCATCACAACGTAGCTAAG AAGCCCTTGGAGACCAGCTCCTCCAAAGTCAAAG CCAAGACCATTGTGATGATTCCCGACTCCCAGAAGCTCCTGCGATGTGAACTTGAGTCACTCAAGAGCCAGCTACAGGCCCAGACCAAG GCTTTCGAGTTCCTGAACCACTCAGTGACCATGTTGGAGAAGGAGAGCTGCTTGCAGCAAATCAAGATTCAGCAGCTTGAAG AGGTGCTGAGCCCCACAGGCCgccagggagagaaggagaggcacAAGAGGGGCATGGAGCAGGGCCAGCAGGAGCTGTATGGGGCCCTGGCCCAAGGCCTGCAGGGGCTGGAGAAGACCCTGCGTGACACTGAGGAGGTGCAGCGGGCCCGCACCACTCGCtgcctgcagctgctggcccaggaaATCCGGGACAG atacttgggaagctga